One Qipengyuania gaetbuli genomic region harbors:
- a CDS encoding host attachment protein codes for MKVPHKAHVAIVDGESFTVMRNTGKPFEPRLSEAQKPDLSPSNFSAGVRHQDQIGRQLGRTDLEELAHGAAAAEWLNAKAISGEITDVLIIADPKTLGEMRKHYHSELQSRLVGEIDKTVTGQSTDRIEKVIASA; via the coding sequence ATGAAAGTGCCGCACAAGGCCCATGTCGCCATCGTCGACGGCGAAAGCTTCACCGTCATGCGCAATACGGGCAAGCCCTTCGAGCCCCGACTTTCGGAAGCGCAGAAGCCGGACCTCAGCCCGAGCAATTTCAGCGCAGGCGTGCGTCACCAGGACCAGATCGGTCGGCAACTTGGCCGTACCGACCTCGAAGAACTTGCCCACGGTGCCGCGGCAGCCGAGTGGCTGAATGCCAAGGCGATTTCCGGCGAGATCACGGACGTGCTCATCATCGCCGATCCGAAGACTCTCGGTGAGATGCGCAAGCACTATCATTCCGAACTGCAAAGCAGGCTGGTGGGCGAAATCGACAAGACCGTGACCGGACAGAGCACCGACCGGATCGAGAAGGTGATTGCGTCCGCGTAA
- a CDS encoding serine hydrolase yields MRMKNLGKTILAATLAFAAPTTLSAQDNSYLKQFDTALGTELRAPQSFEAIYDNAFEQRLAELADGSNGRIGVAAIDLTSGQMVTVLGDQRFPMASTSKIAVAATFLEGVEKGKWSLTSEFPLLLPRKSARFSSKVAPVYEGEYMKAIDLIEIMITRSSNPATDALLRVVGGPDAVNDWVRRQGIRDFSIDRDIATLVRDDGEYDPAQHIDKRDSATPKAMLDLLSGLYQGKFLKPESRRVLLGAMSRTRTGKRRIPALMPESVRVSHKTGSLNNTSSDVGILEMPDGRAVAVAIYVTGQGSRLNREAKIAQIARAIHDGYSAQSSNTKRVWTNADFGGK; encoded by the coding sequence ATGCGGATGAAGAACCTCGGCAAGACAATCCTGGCAGCGACGCTGGCCTTCGCAGCCCCGACCACGCTTAGCGCGCAGGACAATTCCTACCTCAAACAGTTCGATACGGCGCTCGGCACGGAACTGCGTGCGCCGCAAAGCTTCGAGGCAATCTACGACAATGCGTTCGAGCAGCGGCTGGCCGAACTGGCCGACGGCTCCAACGGCCGGATCGGCGTTGCCGCCATCGACCTGACGAGCGGCCAGATGGTCACCGTGCTGGGCGACCAGCGCTTCCCCATGGCGAGCACCAGCAAGATCGCGGTCGCTGCGACCTTCCTCGAAGGCGTCGAGAAGGGGAAGTGGAGCCTCACCAGCGAATTCCCGCTGCTGCTTCCGCGCAAGTCGGCCCGCTTCTCCAGCAAGGTCGCCCCGGTCTACGAGGGCGAGTACATGAAGGCGATCGACCTGATCGAAATCATGATCACCCGCTCGAGCAACCCGGCCACGGACGCGCTGCTGCGGGTTGTGGGCGGGCCTGATGCGGTAAACGACTGGGTGCGCCGTCAGGGTATCAGGGATTTCAGCATCGACCGCGATATCGCCACGCTGGTGCGTGACGACGGCGAATACGATCCGGCCCAGCACATCGACAAGCGCGACAGCGCCACGCCCAAGGCGATGCTCGACCTGCTGAGCGGCCTGTACCAAGGCAAGTTCCTGAAGCCCGAAAGCCGCCGCGTGCTGCTCGGCGCGATGAGCCGCACGCGCACCGGCAAGCGCCGCATCCCCGCGCTGATGCCGGAAAGCGTGCGCGTCAGCCACAAGACCGGCTCGCTCAACAATACCTCGAGCGATGTCGGCATCCTTGAGATGCCGGACGGCCGCGCCGTGGCGGTTGCCATCTATGTGACGGGACAGGGTTCGCGTCTTAATCGCGAAGCGAAGATCGCGCAGATCGCGCGGGCCATCCACGATGGCTATTCGGCCCAGAGCAGCAACACCAAGCGCGTGTGGACCAACGCCGATTTCGGCGGGAAATAA